The genomic stretch AACTGACAACTAGGAATTATGAGCTGTTTGACTTCCTTCATGCCGTTTTGCCCACCAATGTACCCTTGCAAGAGTTCTATAAAAATTTCTGCAGCCTATATAAGGGTACCCTTCTTTCATTCAGATCGGTTTTAAAGGCCATATTTTCCTCTCCATTTCTATATACCCCTTCAGACCTGAAGCGATTAAAAGCCCTTCGTGATCTCCTCAGCCCTAAATCCTATCTCAAAGGTCATTTGGAGTCACGCTAGGAATTTTCGATATCTTCCTGGCTTATTTGGAAGGGCTCGAGTATCCTTAGGGCTGCAGGGAGAATCTGATTGGAGATGTAGTATTCGATGTCTATATCCTGCGGAGAAGCCAGGGTATAGGGTACGGCACGCTCGTAAAGTTTGCCCGATCCCTTCACGATGACATAACCAATTTTATCCCCAATGGTTAGTTTATAACCCGCGTCGAGCAAGCGCTTCGCTGCCTCCACATGGGGAGCTCTTGCCGCATAATCCTTCAATGGTTTGGTCAAGGTTTTCCAGATGATGATATCCTTTGGAGTGACCATGCTCTCCTTTACCTCCGAGATGCGTCGACGAACGAAGCTCGCAGCTTTTTCTGGAGATCGTTCCTTTAAGATGATTCCCAAAACCGTCTCTTGAACATCCTTGGCGATGGTCGCCCAATCTCCTCTCACCACTTCCAGTCCAACGATTTCCAGTCGGTCATCGGGGAGCAGACCCGCGTACCTCTTCTTTGCCTCGGTGAACAGGATCCTATCGTATATCTTGTCCGGTCTTATCTCCAATCCCAGTTCCCTTTGGACCTCTCTGGCAAAATTCTCTATTTTTTCCGGCTCGTAAGCCACGAAGAGGCTGTCAGTATCACCGTATATGATTTGCAGACCAAGGTTTTTAGCCATCTGAATGGTGCGGGATATGATCGCCCTCCCCCAAGCGGCCGTCGCTTCCGCCACCGGTTTTAAGTACCATCGGGCTCCTATCCACCCCGCGTATCCGTAACACGCATTGGTGATGACCTTAACCGCCTTCTGCCTTGCATCAAGCACTCTGTACTGTGGGGTGTCGGACTTAAGTTCTTTCATTCTCCTTCGAATCTCATCTCTCGCTTTGATCAGGCTCAGTAAAACTTGCTTGTAAAAACCGGGCGGCTCCCTGCGAAATTTATATCCAACTTCTGGTGCCACATAGAGGTCCTTGTCCGGCAGAGACTCTCCCGATTTCACGTAAGTATCAGGGGATATATTGTAGAGGATCATGAGATTCGGATACATGGCTTTGAAATCCAAAACGGCTACTTTCTCGTGAATTCCCGCCTTGGGGGGAAGGACGATCGCTCCCACATAGGGGAAATAGGGACGCTCTACCCTTTTGGGGATCAACTCACCCAGTTTATGAGCCTGACGGATGAGATAATTATCCACCCTGAACCCCACGGCTGCAGTTCCCACGTAATCCAGGGGTAGACCCACGAGGTTCGAAAGCTGCATGGCGTAGTCCAGCATAGCTTCGCCTATTCCCATAATCTTTATGGTATTGTCCATTGAGTATTTCAAAACTTCGGTTCTTCTCTTCTCATCCTCCCAGTAGAAAGGGATATCTGCATCTTCAATCACCGATCCACCCTTTATCCCTAAATATTCAGCCACGTTTTCCAGGGTTTTGACCTTGACCTCGGCGAGATCCTGGGCAAAATCGAACAGATCTACGTTTGCTCTTCCGGTGACCGATACATGTCCATAGAGACTGGTGTGAGGTTCTTTTCCCATCCTGTCCATGGAGAGTTCAAAGCCCAGCTTTTTGCATCTAGCTAAAAGATACGGCCAATCGCGACCATTGGAACCATATCCAAGGAGGATATCCGGTGAAAATTGAGATATGTACTTTAAAAAACCCTCTATAACCTGTCTATCATCGCAATCCTCCGCCACGAACTGTCTTTTCTCACCCGCGTTGGTAGCCAGGGAGATCATCACTATGGGATCTTTTTCCGGTTTCGGTGTTCCCATGGGACTATAGCACACCAGCGACAGACCCAATATCCTCAAGTTTGGTAAATCGAGTCCCTCTTTCAACTGGAGACGACCTTTGGCTAGATACACCTTATCTGCTTCTGCTCCAAGTTCATTATCGACTTCTTCGACCTCGACTTCGTGCCAACCACAAGGGAATATTTTCCGATCGATCAGGTATTGAGAGGAGTAACGGATATCGTCTTCAAGAACATCCTTTATGCCATCCATCTTCATTAGCTTCTTGGCATATTTGCCCATTACATCGGGATTTCGGCATGTGAGCTGGACTGACTCGACTGACTTTCCAAAGTACCTCCGGGTAACTACTTGAGCGGTGAGAATCTCGGGAAAGAGTTCACTTTGCCTTATCTTTTCGGCGATATCCTTTAGATCTTTTCCTTTCTCGGGAAGGATGTAGAAGGAGGAGAGAAAGCTGCGGTCTAAAATCAATACTCGCTGACCTTGATGGTCTATTCCCCAAAGTCTTATTTCGGGACCATCGTCCAGAATTTCATAGTTTATATCCAGGAGCCAGAATGAGATTTTCATGATCAAACAACCGTTGAGAATTAAAGTTTCTTTTAGTATATCCCATAGTTAAGTTTATATGATATGCAAAGGCGAAAAAACAAAAAATTATTTTCGGAGAAAATGGAAAATTTGCCCTGCCTTCCGAAGATGATTTAAAATTTCAGTGGATATTAAATTCACCAACTTGGGAAAGTCATGGTGGGAAAGGTTCTTCTGGTCAATTCGAATCAAATGAAGCCGGTGGTAACCCTTCTTGGTCTAGATTTCATTGGAGAGTGCTTGAGGCATCGAGAATATGAGGTAGATCTCCTGGATTTGGCCTTCGAGCGGGATTTCAAATCCGCCATCGATGAATACTTCCAGAGCGATTCCCCCGATGTTATAGGTGTAACCATTCGAAATACCGATGATTGTTATTTTGCCAGCCAGGATTTCATAGTTCCTAAGATAAAGAGGATCGTGGATTATATCAGGCAGAAAACTGAGGCTCCCATCATCTTCGGTGGGGCGGGTTTCTCTACAATTTGAAAATTTTTTCATCATCACGGGACATGTCGGCAGCGAAAATTAGCATGCCCCAGAATAACTTCCTTGCACTAGCTCTCCAAATCCACACACGCATAATTATTTTTCCAATTTTTTACATTCCCGCTTCGCGGGAATGTGAGAAAATCCACGCGAGAAGGTCTGGAAGGGAAATTCATTTTTTATTTTGCAGGTTAGAGCAATTGGAGACCGCCTGTGCGGGTGCCCTCCGGGCATCTTAAAGACCTTGAAAAGTATCTAACAATGTCTTAGCCTTAGGATAAAGCATTGGAAAGCAGGTGATGATGAATGAAAGCTTTAGCTGAAAAGCTGATTTCTTGGATACGGGAGCAGGTACATCTGGCTGGTTGTGAAGGAGTCGTAGTGGGATTGAGCGGAGGCGTCGATTCCTCGGTGACAGCCGTTCTATGCAAGAAGGCTTTTCCCAACAACTCACTTGTTGTAATCCTGCCTTGCCATAGTGATCCTGGAGATATAGAGAGTGCCAGATTGGTCGCCGAGAAGTTCGACATCGATTCCACGACCGTGGTTTTGGATGAGGTCTTTGATTTGCTCTTGCCCAAGCTTTCGGCCGCCGATTCTTGCTCGCGACGAAAGGAGATGGCCATTGCCAATCTGAAACCGCGTCTGAGAATGATCGCCCTCTACTACTTCGCCAACAGCTGCAATTATCTCGTTGTTGGTACTGGAAACAAGAGCGAATTGACCGTAGGTTACTTTTCGAAGTATGGGGATGGCGGGGTGGACATCATGCCTCTGGGCAATCTCCTTAAGACGCAGGTGCGCGAACTAGCTAGGGAGCTGGGCATCCCAAAGGAGATTATCGAAAAACCTCCTTCGGCTGGGTTGTGGAGGGGGCAAACCGATGAGGAGGAATTGGGTGTCACCTATGAAGAGTTGGATCAATATCTCCTCACCGGGAAGGCTTCAAGGGAGATAAAGGATAAGATAGATCGCTTAATCGAAGCCAGCGTTCATAAGAGGCAGATGCCACCCGTTCCCTCCTTTTGATGATCCCAGATGCGCTCCAGGATACCCAGTCGCACGTAAGCTCATAGCCCCGTAGCTCAGAAGCTCAAACTGATTTATTCTTTATTGCTAAAACGAGGAATCTTGGGAGGGAGAATGATGCATGATAAATAAAAGCACCCAGAAGAGTGTAGATCCAGCAGCATTGCAGATGATCGAGAGAGCCAAGGACGAAGGTCTTTCAACTTGTTTCAGTCGAGTGGATAAAATCGAGCCATGCCCCATCGGCATTGGTGGAAGTTGTTGCAAGGTATGTTTCATGGGTCCGTGCCGTTTAGCCATTAGGCAGGAAGGGGAAAGAACAGGCGTTTGTGGGGCAACTGTGGACACTATAGCGGCTAGGAACTTAGCCAGAGCTATAGCTGGAGGTTGCGCTGCTCACGCCGATCATGGTCGTGATCTCGCTTTTGCTCTACTTGCAGTTGCCGAGGGTAGTCCTGGTTTAAAAATCAAGGATGTCGAGAAACTCCGCACCGTAGCCGAGCTCATGGGTATAGAGATCAAAGGTACCTCCGAGCGAGAGATTGCTCTGCGGGTGGCAAACACTGCCCTGGAAATCTTCGGTCAACAGCGGGGCGATCTTTCCTATATCTCCCGAGCTCCCGAAAAACGTCAAAAACTTTGGCGCAAGCTGGGCATAGTCCCCAGAGGTATCGACCGTGAACTAATAGAGGTAATGCATCGAACCAATATGGGAACCGATCAAGATCCAGAGCATATCCTCCTGCAGGTATTAAGGGCTTCATTGGCGGATGGTTGGGGAGGATCGATGCTCGCCACCGACCTATCGGATATATTATTCGGTACCCCAAATCCAGTAAATGCCAAGGTCAACTTAGCTGTGTTGAGGGAAGAAGAGGTAAACATAGTGGTGCATGGACATGAACCCATTCTTTCAGAAATGATTGTGGCAACCCTCAAGGATAAAGATTTATTGAGATATGCCAGGTCCAAGGGAGCCAAGGGGATAAACCTCGTAGGCATCTGTTGCACCTCGAATGAGATTTTAATGCGCTATGGGATACCCCCAGCCGGCAACTTCCTTCACCAAGAGTTAGCCATCATTACCGGTGCTGTTGATGTCATGGTTGTGGATGTGCAATGCGTATTGCAGGCATTAGCTGAGTTGGCAAAGCATTTCCACACCAAGCTCATCACCACATCTCCAAAGGCGAAAATCCCCGGTGCCATTCACATCGAGTTTGACGAGCGAAGAGGTCTTGATATCGCAAGAAAGATAGTCCGTATGGCCATCAATAACTTTCCCAAGCGAAAGGAGGTTCAAATCCCTCATGTGAGTGGTGACTTGGTGGCAGGTTTTTCTCATGAATACGTGAGATATATGTTGGGTGGCACCTATAGAGCATCCCTTCGACCGCTAAATGAAGCTATAATCGTCGAGCGAATCAAGGGGATTGTGGGTGTGGTTGGATGTAATAATCCACGTGTTACCCAAGACCAAGGCCATAACTACGTCGTAAGGGAGCTCATTCGCCATAATGTCCTAGTTGTTCAGACAGGGTGCGGGGCTCTTGCCAATGCCAAGTATGGCTTGCTCGCCCCTGAGGCCATGGAGTCTGCCGGTCCGTTTTTAAAACAGATCTGCAAAGTTGTGGGAATACCTCCTGTACTTCATCTTGGCTCCTGCATCGATAATTCACGAATCCTTACCATATTCGCCGACATGGTAGCCGAAGGGGGACTCGGGGAGGATATTAGTGACCTGCCGGTGGCAGCAGTCGTCCCCGAGTGGGCGAGTGAGAAGGCTTTGGCCATTGGATCATATTTTGCCGCCTCGGGCTGCTACGTCGTTTTCGGAGTTGGTTCACCGGT from Actinomycetota bacterium encodes the following:
- a CDS encoding DNA polymerase domain-containing protein, with protein sequence MKISFWLLDINYEILDDGPEIRLWGIDHQGQRVLILDRSFLSSFYILPEKGKDLKDIAEKIRQSELFPEILTAQVVTRRYFGKSVESVQLTCRNPDVMGKYAKKLMKMDGIKDVLEDDIRYSSQYLIDRKIFPCGWHEVEVEEVDNELGAEADKVYLAKGRLQLKEGLDLPNLRILGLSLVCYSPMGTPKPEKDPIVMISLATNAGEKRQFVAEDCDDRQVIEGFLKYISQFSPDILLGYGSNGRDWPYLLARCKKLGFELSMDRMGKEPHTSLYGHVSVTGRANVDLFDFAQDLAEVKVKTLENVAEYLGIKGGSVIEDADIPFYWEDEKRRTEVLKYSMDNTIKIMGIGEAMLDYAMQLSNLVGLPLDYVGTAAVGFRVDNYLIRQAHKLGELIPKRVERPYFPYVGAIVLPPKAGIHEKVAVLDFKAMYPNLMILYNISPDTYVKSGESLPDKDLYVAPEVGYKFRREPPGFYKQVLLSLIKARDEIRRRMKELKSDTPQYRVLDARQKAVKVITNACYGYAGWIGARWYLKPVAEATAAWGRAIISRTIQMAKNLGLQIIYGDTDSLFVAYEPEKIENFAREVQRELGLEIRPDKIYDRILFTEAKKRYAGLLPDDRLEIVGLEVVRGDWATIAKDVQETVLGIILKERSPEKAASFVRRRISEVKESMVTPKDIIIWKTLTKPLKDYAARAPHVEAAKRLLDAGYKLTIGDKIGYVIVKGSGKLYERAVPYTLASPQDIDIEYYISNQILPAALRILEPFQISQEDIENS
- a CDS encoding cobalamin-dependent protein (Presence of a B(12) (cobalamin)-binding domain implies dependence on cobalamin itself, in one of its several forms, or in some unusual lineages, dependence on a cobalamin-like analog.), which gives rise to MVGKVLLVNSNQMKPVVTLLGLDFIGECLRHREYEVDLLDLAFERDFKSAIDEYFQSDSPDVIGVTIRNTDDCYFASQDFIVPKIKRIVDYIRQKTEAPIIFGGAGFSTI
- the nadE gene encoding NAD(+) synthase, producing the protein MKALAEKLISWIREQVHLAGCEGVVVGLSGGVDSSVTAVLCKKAFPNNSLVVILPCHSDPGDIESARLVAEKFDIDSTTVVLDEVFDLLLPKLSAADSCSRRKEMAIANLKPRLRMIALYYFANSCNYLVVGTGNKSELTVGYFSKYGDGGVDIMPLGNLLKTQVRELARELGIPKEIIEKPPSAGLWRGQTDEEELGVTYEELDQYLLTGKASREIKDKIDRLIEASVHKRQMPPVPSF
- the cooS gene encoding anaerobic carbon-monoxide dehydrogenase catalytic subunit, whose protein sequence is MINKSTQKSVDPAALQMIERAKDEGLSTCFSRVDKIEPCPIGIGGSCCKVCFMGPCRLAIRQEGERTGVCGATVDTIAARNLARAIAGGCAAHADHGRDLAFALLAVAEGSPGLKIKDVEKLRTVAELMGIEIKGTSEREIALRVANTALEIFGQQRGDLSYISRAPEKRQKLWRKLGIVPRGIDRELIEVMHRTNMGTDQDPEHILLQVLRASLADGWGGSMLATDLSDILFGTPNPVNAKVNLAVLREEEVNIVVHGHEPILSEMIVATLKDKDLLRYARSKGAKGINLVGICCTSNEILMRYGIPPAGNFLHQELAIITGAVDVMVVDVQCVLQALAELAKHFHTKLITTSPKAKIPGAIHIEFDERRGLDIARKIVRMAINNFPKRKEVQIPHVSGDLVAGFSHEYVRYMLGGTYRASLRPLNEAIIVERIKGIVGVVGCNNPRVTQDQGHNYVVRELIRHNVLVVQTGCGALANAKYGLLAPEAMESAGPFLKQICKVVGIPPVLHLGSCIDNSRILTIFADMVAEGGLGEDISDLPVAAVVPEWASEKALAIGSYFAASGCYVVFGVGSPVSASEEVTDIISRGWEEKVGGKLEFEPRYSKIVEKVLAHIEKKRKSLGISPGTERGLPETEKRRVLIEWQKRLKSLFRPQ